The region TACATACTATTTGAGCACAGAACAATATGTTCCCCTCAGCTGTTAAATGTCTATTTAATGATCCCTCTGCATCACATAAGGTTCTTATCAAGCCTCTCAAgatgtttcaaacaggaaaagcCTTTTCTTAGACAATATGATACTATTTAGTTAGTTGGAAGTTCAAGAGCTCACACATCTTCTGTGTCGTGTCGATCCATTTCTTTGAGCAAAAGTATAAAGTCTGCACTTGAAATAAAGTGTCTGATGTGTTATGTGGTTGGATTTACAGGCGGGTGCCACATTGTGATTTTCTGTGTTAACTgtatttttctctttgtgtaGTTCCGTCTGGTGGTGAAGACGGCCCtaaagctgctgctggtgtttgtGGAGTACACCGAGTCTAACGCCCCCCTGCTCATAAAGGCTGTGAATGTTGTGGATGCCAAAATAGGTAAGTAATACAGAGATTTTGGAATGTTAAAGTCAATACCTGCAGACAGAAGAAACTGTGCATCAAGACTCACTGCGTGAAGGATTACGTCCAAATGAATTTTATTTGAATGTCCAGCTAATAAGACATTGTTTCCATACCCCTGAAATATCACATTCACATTATATTAGTTGTAATTCTCAAGTGAAACTTGAGCATTGAGTTATTGCAGGAATAATGTCAATAATGTATACGTGAAATAACGTATTCCCTTTTATCAAGTCATCCATGCTGGCTGCTGTGCTGTTCAGCTGAGCTGAGCGCAGATCACAGTCTCCTGTTACACAGCAGTCAGATCAGTTGTCCTGGGCAGCTCCCTAGCTATGCATGGAACGAGGCTTATTGAGAAAGACTATATAACTCCTGTCTGCAGCGGGGTTCAGTTACCTGCCGCTCTAAAGGCTCCACATTGTACCGTGGTGTGCAACAGGGGGCTGAGCATCAGCCGTGCAGGGGTCGGGTATCCCTCTGTCTAGGCTCTGTCTTATCCTGTCACTTCTGCTGTTGCGTAAGAAGACTGAACCTGATCCCCGGTCTCCTGGTGAGAAGGAGATGGACTTGACCCTTGTGTCTGAGACGTGCGGCTGCTTCTTTCTCATCGGAGATCAAGTCTCCGCCGCTATGTTTTTCCACTGCTAAAACTGCTATGACTGCATTTCTCCTACTGGAGCCATGAGATGACAACATTCGTTTTGTTTTGATTCCTGCACCTTAGTGGACCTGCAAGGTTGCAatccttttttttatgacttaagaTGAGCAGATGGATTagttaagacttttttttgagctgtgtctttctgtgtgtttggaGTTTCTCTTGTGATATAAAATGTGTTGCATGTCTTTTGCTGCTGCAGGCACAAAACTGTGGTCAAACATCATGGAGATCCTGGATGAGAAGGATGGAGTGGATACAGAGCTGCTGGTGTATGCGATGACACTCATTAATAAGGTCAGTGAATGAATACCACCTAGGGCTGTCAACTAGCATTATACCAATTACTTACCCTTTAACGTGTTTGGCTCCTTAAAGGGtgacttcggtatttttcaacctggaccctgttctttttttttttgtctaagtgactaacggggacaacaatttctgaaattggtccagtattgagggataacgttGTAACAGGCCGCGAAACGAGCTGTAAGAGCAAGTGAGCAGCATCAGTGCAACATTACGTTTACTAAAAGTGCTCGTTTTTGTCACTGACGggttcagattgttattataagtgtctgacaacattatgggaAAGACcctgcagagaaataaaatgtttttcttacctttcgcttgatcaggtctgtttgttattgtgtcaaagTCCCGCTTAaagagaagtctcgttgtgaaatctgaatatccgtatactctggctcaaataaatacgggcggtcatcaaattcaaagacctcattcACATTGTcgtaatcatttaaatattcagccatgacattgaaaatctttagATTatactaagctacgctttctgtactccaacacaacaaactctgcccggctggatGTATTCACTATTCCACCATTGTCTTTGGCAAAACGTCACCTCgcgagatttcagaacgagacttctccttgagcaagactctttccataaaGTTGTCAGACACTTGTAATAACAAttagagcctgtcatggcaaaaacaaacacttttagtggacgtaaatgacctaaatgaccaatttcagaaattaaacacaaaaccatgggaaaatagggtccaggttggaAAATACTGAAATTACTATTTAAGTGTATTATCTTCTTTCTGGGTCTCTATCTTTCAAACGCCCTCTGGGTTTCTTATCTGAATTGTTTCAAAAATGATCTGCCTGGCCACTTTGTCAGTATGATTGAATCAGGTGCAAATTGAATCTGTATGTTGTGATTGCATTTGTTACAAAGAAGGAGTCACTGCAGTAGTttacaacaccaacaacaacagatTACCTTCATTAAACATATGTATGGATTGTACAGTATCATGTATATAATGAACCTGCCCTGTTTTTCATAGTGCGTAGGGCAACTTTGATCCAACTTTGGAGTCAAAATACAGACAATATAAGTGCATTAGATAGTACTGATTGAAGTTTATTTAGATAGCATATCTGGCTACAGATTACATTTCAATACAACGTTtagagaaaaaagtaattttactccctttctgtctctcaggCGATCTTTCTTTATTGTtctaatttatttttccttcacagttaatctgaaatattgcagaGACAAGGTTTTTAtcgtgttttttttgggggtttttctGATTGAATGTGATTGTATTTCAGACTCTGGCAGGCCTCCCAGACCAGGACTCCTACTACGACATGGTGGACTGTCTGGAGGAGAAGGGCATCGAAGCCGTGGCCCAGAGACATCTGAGCCGGAAAGGCACTGACCTCGACCTCGTGGAACAGTTCAACATCTACGAGGTCAGGAAGCATACGCTGCCACAACATTATCACGACCAGCCTTAATGTAATGTTATTGGGCGCATGTGTCTCACAATAGGTCGCAGGTCCCTTGACATCTCACACACTCATACGGCAGCCAGAAATGAAGTGTGTACCAAGGTTGCTGTTTATTTACTCAGTTTCTCTGTGATCCAGGTGAGTCTCCGCCACGAGGACGGAGACGATGAAACCCAGTTGCCTCCCAGCGTCCGAAAGGACCGGCGGCGGGCCAGCGTTGGTGGCACCAACGAGAGGCGAGGCCTGGAAAGAAGACGCAGCCGGAGACATTCGCTCCAGAATAGCAGAGGCCACGCTTCTGCCCCAGCATCACCCAGCAGCCCTCATACTCACGCAAGCAGCTTCCTGCCCTTCGGTGGCCAACGTGTTGAAGACATCAGTGAAAGGTGAGGCAGGGGGAGGACGGAGAGAAATGGAAAACTGGAAGAAGAAAAGAACCGTTATCCTTGCTTCCATTTTAGCTTGAACTTGAACCTGGTTTTAAAAGGTTCAGCCAGGAGGGTTTGTTTTGATCTTGTATATTTTAAACCCTGAGAGATAGCTGCAACTAAAAAGGAATCACAAATTATTCCTGGTCCATGGAGTATTACTCTGTTTCATAGGAAACAGCTTGACTGCAAGTGTTGTATTATATTTCAGCCTTGGAGAGATGCGTCTACTCTGTCCAGAGCCAGAGCGGAGAATTTAATTATATAGTAATTTAAAGAACGGCAGAGAGGAGACCGTTGCTGCAAAGTGACATTTGAATTAATTTCCCCACTGTCAAAGACATTCCCCTGCCATAGATGGAAATAGGAAGCTTCTGTAAACACATGATATGAGCTATCTGTTCTCTGTCTCGAGTCAGGCTTCCTTCAGTGAGAGTACGTTGAACTCAAACGCCACAATGCCATCTGTTTTATACACAACAAATACAAACTCCGAGAAACCACAACTGGTGATTCAAGCAAGAAGCAAATTGCAATCTTGTTTAATTGTGCAGTAGCTTGGACTATGCCTATAAAAGCACCAGAAAAACTTAGTCAGACAGTTCCTTTTTATGGAAGTCACGTTAACCCTTCATTGCCCTTTTTATTATAGTTCATACACcagaagacaaaaacaaggcTTGAGTTTTTTtgccttgtttttttgtctttcaaatCACCACTTATTTCTGTCTGTCCTAGCTCCACATTATTAAATCACCTCTCATTAATAGAAAGCTTTTTTAAGTAACATATGTCCTCATATTTCTGGTAGCACTCAGGTTTTCAGGTATACTTAAATTCAATCCAGCAGGTCATATGATACCTAGCTTCTTCCAGTCCACCGCAGGAAATCCGAGCCGCCTTTGAAGATCACCATTTTCCATATTGCTAATGAAATCCAGACAACTGAGAGGGATCCAAATAGCAAAGTGGCCACAGACTCATGTATGACGATGTTTCAGTTCAAACACACAAGATATCTCCTACATCCCCAACACTTGTTATTGAATTGAATGTTAAAATCACTGGGagatgttttatattgtttttttgcattaatgCTACCATAGAAATTACACTTGAATGTAGTTGTAACTGTTGCCCGTGCGTATCCATTTCTAACATTTTGAGACGTTGTCTTTGACTGTTGTCAAAAACCCACTAACCTTCTTGTACATCTTTAAATGTTCGTCtctctacttctacttctaatGCTTTTTGACGAGCATGTTTTTAGTGTCTGTCATTTCTGTGTGTTGTGTCTCGCCCGGgctttccttttctctgtgttttcataTTGTCTCTGTCCAATTTCTCTTTCCTCTCGCCTGCCTACAtcctccctttcctcctttCAACCCCTTGATCCCTCCTCCTCACtacagagaagaggaagaggaagaagaggaggaggaaggagaggaggaggaggaggagggagaggaggaggaggatgaggaggaggacgaggacgaggcaGATGATGAAAGTCATCCGGTCACTGAGTCCTCTAGACAGGGCGCCTACAGGTATTTTAGGCCAACTGGTTTCCCCGAGCGTGATTCCCCCGTTTCCCTCATACAGTAGTTTTTCTTCCATTTGAAAGTATTCTTATGCTTCTTCATTCCCTTTGGACTCCTACTCTCTTGTGTATTTTGTCATCCTAGTGTGGCTCCGGCTGTAGCAGACACTCCTAACATGTGTTTGAACTTAAAGTGTATGGCCAACATCCTCCCTAAAGCCAGTGACCAGCCAGGGCAGAGAGAATATCTCAGCGTCAAGACCAGGCCATCTTCTCCTGTGTCCGTCGCACCTAGAAAGAGGACCTTTAGTCCTTGGTGTGTTCCTCCCCAGCCACCTCACTGTGTCTTCCGTGTTGCTCTGCGTAAAGTGCCAGGCTCAGCACACCCTCAGTGTCAGTCTACCCCAGCCTCACCTCCCTTCCTTCCCCCTCGACCTCTCCCTCCGTCCCCTGACTTGAACCAGAGCCAGGTGTCTGTCGGGGCTGAGGAGAGTCACGACAGAGAAAGGCACTACAGGTAGAGGGAAGGAGCTACAGTTCACCTACTTGTGTTAGACTTTACAGGGTGGACATCACTggtgtctgtgtctctttgtagctcAATGTAAACCCAGCAAAGACACCTGTAAGCATCATAAGAGTAAAAGCAGCTATAGTaattctaaaaaaaattatattttctatCTTCTCTTGAAAATATTCTTCTGAATCCGTCCCATGAGGTTATTCCTGTTGGACATGCTGTAGCTTAGTTCCTCTCTACCTCCTTCATtcttaacaaatattgtcttgATAGTCACCTTTATTTCCCCTCAGATGTAATTTACGTTGCATGATCTGTCATCTCcaaagacatactgtactagaaaaaagaaagtcatgaTTACTTCCTTTTTCTCAGTTTGCTGGAAAGCATTATTTTGCAGACATTTACTACTCATCTGTCTTCCATTTGTGGCTCTGCACCACACTTAATCCAAGACAAGtcaataaattaattcaaaGCATTAAGGAATTCAAAGAATTGGCATGAGTCACAGTCACTGTGCcttatttgttcatgtttctgcaGAGATCTGTAGCAATTGAGAAAGGATAAGCAACCAAAGCTGGACTGGCATAGCAGTTCCTCAGCATGTATGCCAGATAAGCAGAAATGATTCCCTCTTCTCTATGCAGTGGACAATAAGAAGTGATCCATGGGAAAAGCCtctaaaatagttttatttattagaatTAACATTAGTTTTATTGCCTTCTAAATAGCACACTGAATCGGTAAGACAGACAAAGATATTGTCTTGCCCCTGTCGgctctgttgttgtgttgttgtgtggtcTTGCAGCCCTCCTACCTCCGACTGCTGTTTCACTATCTTGTTTGTGTGACTAACATTTCATAATTTGATCTTTGGGAGTGTCTGACCTGACTGttactctctttctttctcacttcCATCTTCAGTCTGACAGATAAAAACAACTCTCCTACACCTTACACTGCTAGAAAGCCCAGCTGGGCTGACAGGTAAGGCCAGGTGTCAACAGGTCATGTGTAACAAGAGTGCGCAGGGACGAGATGTGTAGTGGCTCTGAGGTTTTGTGATTTACATTACAGGTGCTCTTTACGATAtccagagtattaatatagcagcaaacaactatttgctatataAAGATAGAGAATGAAGTTGCCTACCCTCtgcgtgtgttgtaatctgagcttctctgtgctttgttgacatcgccgggcagaccgcgcatgcttttagtgcatgtgagcgtgtccCACTGGCTCGCTCATGaccaccgctctgcactgctctcataaggcggttacagctgataaccaAATCTCTTATTAAGCACCTTTAATAGTTTTAGAGAGATGTGCACATAATGCAGTCTGCCTGTTTCGAATGCACGATGTGTTGTGCAACTGTTTTGACACAAAATGTGCACAATCTTCTCTCAGATTCAACACAGCAGCTACAAGGCCTCTCAGAAAAGAGTAGGCCTAGTGAAAAGATGGACTTATGAAAGATTGTCCCCTGTAGAGACATGGATGAGCAGTGCACCTGCAGATACCCTTCAGATTTTGATGGCATGGCTTTCCTCACAGGAAAGCTATTCAGATGCTTAGAGAGAAGTGCTTAAGAGCACTCGACACAGTCATATCTCAGTGTAAGCTATCCAGCAGTATGACATTGGAATTCACAGCACGGATTCTTGAAGTGTTGTCCAcccttcttctctgtctttcaGTGGAAAAATGTCTCAGGAGAGaacaaagcttttattttccCCCTTCTTTTAATAGAATCAATGCCAATGGCAGTCCATACCCGGGCAGACGCCAGGCTGCTACACCAACCATCCATCGCTTCACTAGTTCAGCAACCTGCACGCCAGACTCCAAACCGGTTGACAGGTTGGCATCTCAACTTTTCCCACAGCTTATGCAGAAGATGTTGTCTGAACAAATGTGCAAAATGCCCAAATCCAAACGCAAACTAATCACTCAATTTTGATAATGTCATCACATTTGTTCTTTTCTCTATGGCGTTTAGACCTGCTCTAGGGGGCTTGCTAACTTCATCGTACAGACAGCATCAGGAGTCTCTGGctgcggagagagagaggagacgccTGGAAAGAGAAGAGCGCCTGCAGAGAAtcgaaagagaagagaggaaccGTTTCAAGTTAGTCTCACCTCAAGAATCTGATAAAACGCTGCATGACTTCATGGCAGAGGGAATATATCATGTCTATACTTTTGAACGTAGGCAGCTGTAGAGCCAATAGAGACATGTTGGCATTTTGTGAAACAGGTGAATCTTGCTAGATATTCATAAATCCCTCTGATAAAAGCTTGGCTGTCTTTCTTTATGAGGATCATTAGATAATACTGAATAATGGCAGGTAGAATCTGCAAAAGCATATTCTGTTCTGATGTCTTGTCTTACCTTTTTATGATGCTCTGTAACTTACTTTGCACTCACCATATCATTTTCAGTTAagcaaatgaaatatgaatctaTACATACTGTGAGTACAGGTCCTAAATTCTgactctgtttctgtcttcctATCTCAGTCGAGATTATGTTGACAAGAGGGAAGAAGCAAGACAAGCCAGAGAGGAAAGGTGAGTTTACTTTAGTTCATGGGTTCACGTGGATCAGACAATAATGCTGCCAGATAGCAGATGTAAAGCTCAGGTTGAATTATAGGTGTcagagtccctttaagcctGCTCACCATTAAGACGTCCCAAACCCAACAGGACAAGTGTGTAATTGTGTTTTGGCATAGATTCGGTCCAGTTATCTCCTTCTGACTGTGTGCACAATATCATTTCCAGCTCATTCTTATGCCCTCACCTTTTTCACCCCAGTAATAAACATGTGAACTGAGATCCGTAAACACCAGCCACAAAAGTTAAACAGCACTTAAaacaactttaactttaacgTCAACTTTAACAAAAGAAGGATGTCATTTGTCATCATTTGACTCAATGAGTTATGGTAATTACAGCTCCATTTTCCATAATTACCCAGGAATAAGACAAATATGCCATATGTGTTTAAAGaacaaatatttacataatgGCTATTAGTCACTTAAAATTGACAGAATGATTCATCACTGTTGGATGAAGCCTtaacatttctaaaatgtaattttttccagagcttatatttttgaatttatGAATTTCTTTGAAGGCCTGTTATAGAATGAGGGTGGTATACATTTCTCTACCCCTAAAAGACAAATATGAGTAACATTTTCACACATATTcactttgaaaaaataaagctaAATTGCAGCTTGCCTTCCTTTGTATGCATGTCTGAGCCGAGTTAAACAGCTTTTACTACAGATCAGCGTGCATCTTAAACCACAGTGTGCAGACATCTGAAAGCTACAATTTGTTGTCATTGCAGGTACAAGGCTGTGGAGAGGCTAGCCGCAGAGGAGTTTGAACGGGAGCGCCCCAGGGTGCCAGCAAGAGGACGGACAGAGATCACTCTGTGTTTGAGTCCCAACCCTGCCAGCCGCTCGGCGTCCCGCTGTGCCACGCCTTCGCCCATCATCTCACAGGAAGACACAGTCGCCACTGCACAACAGACGTCAGGTAACTGGTGTTTGCCAGCCATTTATTCATCGTTAGTACTCAAGTGATATGAGAAtgaatggactgtaatgttGGCTTGTAGAGCTGGCAGAGACAATACTGGCTGTCAGTgcacctgtcacacacacacacacacacacactgggcttGGCATTAACTCTCGACGAGTGATTATCGCACAGAAATTAGATTCAGCTGCACTTCTGCTAAAAAGGGATTATTGAGAATAACTACTTGACTTTAGAAATGCGTATCAATGTGTATAAGAGAAACAGAGATGTTGTTGTAAAATAGATATCTTGACgttgtacagtgtgtgtttctaaAGAGTGATTTGAGGCTTGCAATCAAAAGGGCTTAGtagtttatttttctaaaacatACTTCTTTGGTAACTACTTAAAACAAAGATTCAAAGTGAACCTTTTTCTCAGAACTTGTGAATCACTCCCTCTCAGCTCAACTCACGTTgtgttttacagtgtgtgtttgtgtgtgtgtgtgtgtgtgtgtgtgtgtgttgaatggTCGTGAGCTATGGTAAGAGAATTTGATGATTGCTTTGTGAATTATTTCTACCGTCTGGAAATGTACAGTGCAATTAAGGACATGTCAGGAAGCAATTTAAAGCTGTTTTAATTAGAAACAAAGAATGTTTCTGAAGACTATCAGATAATATAAACGCACATGAGTGAGGTACTTCAAGTAACATTTTTTTCCACGTTGTTTTGATTTCTCTTCCAGGAACAGAACATATCTCAGAGCCAAACCTTGACCCACAGACCAGAACCAAAAGCCCAGCGCCAGAGTTAACAGTATCAGAACCTTCCCCCACACCTCCCTCAGAGCCAGACAAGCAGCAGACTGAGACAGAGTCGCCTGCAGAGACGGAGGATGTTGCCGAGAGTCAGTCTGACCAGAATGTAGTGGCAGAGCCGGCGTCGGATGAACAGTCGGGAATGGAGAAGGAAGAGAGGCAAGCGCAGGAGAAGCTCGAGGAGCAGACACAGTGCAGGGatgaagtagaagtagaagagCAAGTAGAGGAAGCGGAGGCAGCAGATGTAGTCGAGGTGGGAGAGCCAgatgtggaggtggaggtgaatGTCGAGTTAGAGGAGGAGTTTGAGAAGGAGCAGCCGACGGAAAGGGATGTAGAAGACGGCGTACTGCTGAGCGAGAAGGAGAGACAGAACGAGGAAGTGAATGAAAAAGACAACTGCTCTGCATCCAGCATCTCCTCCACAAGTAGCACTCTGGAGAGGGAGGAGCGGGAGGAGAAACTCACCAATGACATTGAAGCAGGTATGATCGATGCTCATTTGATTCCCTTACTTAGATTattatctatgtatatattttttctcaatGTCAAAAATTGTATTCAACAGGCCAGTGGACACAGTGCATTAAAGACGCAGATGTGAATGACCAGTGCAACAAAATACTCAACAGCAAGCGCTTCATGCTGGACATGCTCTACGCTCAGACGACATCCAGCACGGATGAAGGGAATGTAGCAGAAACGGAGAAGGAGAACTGTAAATGTGAGAAGGAAGCAGAGGTTAGTGACTCCTCTGTGGCCAGCTTGGCCAGCAGGATCTCCACACTGGAGGCTCATAGACAGGCCAgagaagaaaatgtgaaaaaaatggaGGTGGGACATCTAGACAACCAGGGCAGTGTCCGAGCAGTGGCGGAGAGGTTTGGAGATTTGGTCAAAGGCCTATCGTCTCCTCCTGAGGTCGAGGCCTcaaaagagcagcagcagactgacaAATCGTCAACTGCCGCCTCATCAACGTCACCCCCAAAGAAAGAGTCGGACTATATCTGGGATCAGCTGATGGCCGCACCCAGGGAGCTGCGGATCAAAGAAATGGACTTCACGGATCTGAGGGACGAGGATGACATGGACATTTTAGATATGGACACTGTGATGGGGTCAGGTCACCTGATACCACCACCTCCCCCTCCGCCGTGCAACGCTGCCCTGCCACCACCCCCGCCCCTGTTTGggtgccctcctcctcctcccatgcTTGGCAAAATGATGCCCCCACCCCCACCGT is a window of Sebastes umbrosus isolate fSebUmb1 chromosome 11, fSebUmb1.pri, whole genome shotgun sequence DNA encoding:
- the fhod3b gene encoding FH1/FH2 domain-containing protein 3 isoform X1; this translates as MATFVCRAQFLDDTDPFNSTNFPEPTRPPLYTFREDIPLINQIAGVHRLLKAPQKPDDCALQLSHNGSYLDLESTLAEQRDELEGFQEEGGRGKKHSIILRTQLSVRVHACIEKLYNSTGRELRRALFSLKQIFQDDKDLVHEFVVEEGLTCLIKVGAEADQNYQNYILRALGQIMLYVDGMNGLISHNETVQWLYTLVGSKFRLVVKTALKLLLVFVEYTESNAPLLIKAVNVVDAKIGTKLWSNIMEILDEKDGVDTELLVYAMTLINKTLAGLPDQDSYYDMVDCLEEKGIEAVAQRHLSRKGTDLDLVEQFNIYEVSLRHEDGDDETQLPPSVRKDRRRASVGGTNERRGLERRRSRRHSLQNSRGHASAPASPSSPHTHASSFLPFGGQRVEDISEREEEEEEEEEEGEEEEEEGEEEEDEEEDEDEADDESHPVTESSRQGAYSVAPAVADTPNMCLNLKCMANILPKASDQPGQREYLSVKTRPSSPVSVAPRKRTFSPCLTDKNNSPTPYTARKPSWADRINANGSPYPGRRQAATPTIHRFTSSATCTPDSKPVDRPALGGLLTSSYRQHQESLAAERERRRLEREERLQRIEREERNRFNRDYVDKREEARQAREERYKAVERLAAEEFERERPRVPARGRTEITLCLSPNPASRSASRCATPSPIISQEDTVATAQQTSGTEHISEPNLDPQTRTKSPAPELTVSEPSPTPPSEPDKQQTETESPAETEDVAESQSDQNVVAEPASDEQSGMEKEERQAQEKLEEQTQCRDEVEVEEQVEEAEAADVVEVGEPDVEVEVNVELEEEFEKEQPTERDVEDGVLLSEKERQNEEVNEKDNCSASSISSTSSTLEREEREEKLTNDIEAGQWTQCIKDADVNDQCNKILNSKRFMLDMLYAQTTSSTDEGNVAETEKENCKCEKEAEVSDSSVASLASRISTLEAHRQAREENVKKMEVGHLDNQGSVRAVAERFGDLVKGLSSPPEVEASKEQQQTDKSSTAASSTSPPKKESDYIWDQLMAAPRELRIKEMDFTDLRDEDDMDILDMDTVMGSGHLIPPPPPPPCNAALPPPPPLFGCPPPPPMLGKMMPPPPPFMAPIPPPSPQLSRGEMPLFQKKKKTIRLFWNEVRPVDWQCKSHKFCKESLWSKLEPVKLDTSKLEQLFESKSKELPVTKKAAVDGKRQEIIVLDSKRSNAINIGLTVLPPPRTIKTAILNFDEYALNKEGIEKILTMIPTEEEKQRIQEAQLVNPDIPLGSAEQFLLTLSSITELSARLQLWAFKMDYELIEKEVAEPLQDLKEGMDQLEKNKTLRYILTTLLAIGNFLNGTNAKGFELNYLEKVPEVKDTVHKQSLLHHACSIVVEKFPDSTDLYSEIGAITRLTKVDFDQLQDNLAQMERRCKASWDHLKVIAKHEMKPPLKQKMSDFLKDCAERIIILKIVHRRILNRFHAFLLFLGHPIYAVREVSIHRFSKILSEFALEYRTTRERVLQQKQKRANHRERNKTRGKMITDSDDDDDSESGKFGGAPSDSQESPPQGIQYAEDAAEHENMKAVLKSSLQGGESPTSTVPGLRSRTRASSTRGRVPPWCSASDDPVNCTDDTADEIMERIVRSATQGPSQRTQPRERRRSRANRKSLRRTLKSGLTTEEANALGLSSGSEMQV
- the fhod3b gene encoding FH1/FH2 domain-containing protein 3 isoform X2 — encoded protein: MATFVCRAQFLDDTDPFNSTNFPEPTRPPLYTFREDIPLINQIAGVHRLLKAPQKPDDCALQLSHNGSYLDLESTLAEQRDELEGFQEEGGRGKKHSIILRTQLSVRVHACIEKLYNSTGRELRRALFSLKQIFQDDKDLVHEFVVEEGLTCLIKVGAEADQNYQNYILRALGQIMLYVDGMNGLISHNETVQWLYTLVGSKFRLVVKTALKLLLVFVEYTESNAPLLIKAVNVVDAKIGTKLWSNIMEILDEKDGVDTELLVYAMTLINKTLAGLPDQDSYYDMVDCLEEKGIEAVAQRHLSRKGTDLDLVEQFNIYEVSLRHEDGDDETQLPPSVRKDRRRASVGGTNERRGLERRRSRRHSLQNSRGHASAPASPSSPHTHASSFLPFGGQRVEDISEREEEEEEEEEEGEEEEEEGEEEEDEEEDEDEADDESHPVTESSRQGAYSVAPAVADTPNMCLNLKCMANILPKASDQPGQREYLSVKTRPSSPVSVAPRKRTFSPCLTDKNNSPTPYTARKPSWADRINANGSPYPGRRQAATPTIHRFTSSATCTPDSKPVDRPALGGLLTSSYRQHQESLAAERERRRLEREERLQRIEREERNRFNRDYVDKREEARQAREERYKAVERLAAEEFERERPRVPARGRTEITLCLSPNPASRSASRCATPSPIISQEDTVATAQQTSGTEHISEPNLDPQTRTKSPAPELTVSEPSPTPPSEPDKQQTETESPAETEDVAESQSDQNVVAEPASDEQSGMEKEERQAQEKLEEQTQCRDEVEVEEQVEEAEAADVVEVGEPDVEVEVNVELEEEFEKEQPTERDVEDGVLLSEKERQNEEVNEKDNCSASSISSTSSTLEREEREEKLTNDIEAGQWTQCIKDADVNDQCNKILNSKRFMLDMLYAQTTSSTDEGNVAETEKENCKCEKEAEVSDSSVASLASRISTLEAHRQAREENVKKMEVGHLDNQGSVRAVAERFGDLVKGLSSPPEVEASKEQQQTDKSSTAASSTSPPKKESDYIWDQLMAAPRELRIKEMDFTDLRDEDDMDILDMDTVMGSGHLIPPPPPPPCNAALPPPPPLFGCPPPPPMLGKMMPPPPPFMAPIPPPSPQLSRGEMPLFQKKKKTIRLFWNEVRPVDWQCKSHKFCKESLWSKLEPVKLDTSKLEQLFESKSKELPVTKKAAVDGKRQEIIVLDSKRSNAINIGLTVLPPPRTIKTAILNFDEYALNKEGIEKILTMIPTEEEKQRIQEAQLVNPDIPLGSAEQFLLTLSSITELSARLQLWAFKMDYELIEKEVAEPLQDLKEGMDQLEKNKTLRYILTTLLAIGNFLNGTNAKGFELNYLEKVPEVKDTVHKQSLLHHACSIVVEKFPDSTDLYSEIGAITRLTKVDFDQLQDNLAQMERRCKASWDHLKVIAKHEMKPPLKQKMSDFLKDCAERIIILKIVHRRILNRFHAFLLFLGHPIYAVREVSIHRFSKILSEFALEYRTTRERVLQQKQKRANHRERNKTRGKMITDSGKFGGAPSDSQESPPQGIQYAEDAAEHENMKAVLKSSLQGGESPTSTVPGLRSRTRASSTRGRVPPWCSASDDPVNCTDDTADEIMERIVRSATQGPSQRTQPRERRRSRANRKSLRRTLKSGLTTEEANALGLSSGSEMQV